One genomic region from Candidatus Hydrogenedentota bacterium encodes:
- a CDS encoding PQQ-dependent sugar dehydrogenase, whose amino-acid sequence MLRNHVSFFSGLAACALALVSTGGAHAQLDPEAGLKALEPGEGLEVSLFAADEHLVNPTAIDIDAQGRVWVTEAANYRLFKHPTVRATGDRVRVLEDTDGDGRCDKATTFYEDPSVQAPLGVAVLGDRVYICQSPELYYLEDTDGDLKADKKTVVLTGFGGVDHDHAIHGAMIGPDGFIYMTVGDGGFDITDGSGRRQIGGKGGEHPDYDAATVLRVDLDGRHLEVLAEGMRNPYEPTVDSFGNVYGSDNDDDGNEQVQINYVVEGGHYGYWPRRQGDRHLDEVHWNKDRAGVMPNMIRTGFGSPTGILFYEGENLPQRLRNTLIHADAGPGVIRSYRPVANGAGFKGEMEVILSAPSDKWFRPSDVCAAPDGSIFVADWYDPGVGGHNMGDTTRGRIYRLAAKDSKYTVPALDVQTDAGLSEAFTSPNLARRYLAQSRLRGELAGAEVPQLHHIYQHKNPAIRARALWLLAEEKNHGLETLLALAKDESPAFRVQAVRLLAKRGMDSLYQAPELLDDKDPMVRRQILIELRNAPDSETLQQWLVALALQYDGKDRFYREAIGIAFRGKEAWGYEQLASKIGERWDERFAGIALQLHPVAALPAAKAALENGALGDTPRKAALDVIDAIGTEEAGRILVAQVLEPASPELYSHALHHLGRNAGIDWQAVTAGEEVDGAIIAALTDPVRGKATGQFVADTGRQSLAPTLVARAVDPKLAQPARLEALAGVTIVAPKVDPSKADELVGQLAALLQDGGEAMQEPALAAIEAFRGSASQTLLLGLLKEAERPLPFRIAAVRQLANARTGALGLLGLVESNELPEDLTPEVRELVHASPFEDVQMMAQQLLPRDLTADGKALPPMEELVAMTGDPAHGREVFFSEDYAQCHRCHQVAGEGKVVGPDLSTIGQKAGREALLQSILYPSAAISHEYEVWILETEWDGLLSGFVVGEDENAVQFKDASGAVKPIKKADILDRRKSKTSLMPTGLAAAMSAQDLSDLVAYLTTLK is encoded by the coding sequence ATGCTTCGTAATCATGTTTCATTTTTCAGCGGCCTGGCGGCATGCGCCCTGGCCCTGGTCTCCACCGGTGGCGCCCATGCCCAATTGGATCCCGAGGCCGGCCTGAAAGCCCTCGAGCCCGGCGAGGGCCTGGAAGTTTCGCTCTTCGCGGCGGATGAGCACCTCGTGAACCCCACCGCCATCGACATCGACGCCCAGGGTCGGGTCTGGGTTACGGAAGCGGCCAACTACCGGCTTTTCAAGCACCCCACGGTGCGGGCCACGGGCGACCGGGTTCGCGTCCTGGAAGATACGGACGGCGATGGGCGCTGCGACAAGGCCACGACCTTTTACGAGGACCCGAGCGTCCAGGCCCCCCTCGGCGTGGCCGTGCTCGGAGACCGCGTCTATATCTGCCAGAGTCCGGAGCTTTATTACCTGGAAGACACGGATGGCGACCTGAAGGCGGACAAGAAGACGGTCGTCCTCACGGGATTTGGCGGTGTGGATCACGACCATGCCATCCACGGGGCGATGATCGGGCCGGATGGATTCATCTATATGACGGTGGGCGATGGCGGATTCGATATTACGGACGGATCGGGCAGGCGCCAGATTGGCGGCAAAGGCGGTGAACATCCCGACTATGACGCGGCGACGGTGTTGCGGGTGGATCTGGATGGGCGGCATCTGGAGGTGCTGGCAGAGGGCATGCGCAATCCCTACGAGCCCACCGTGGACTCTTTCGGCAACGTTTACGGATCCGACAACGACGACGACGGCAACGAGCAGGTTCAGATCAACTACGTGGTTGAAGGCGGCCACTACGGCTACTGGCCCCGCCGCCAGGGCGACCGCCACCTGGATGAGGTCCACTGGAACAAGGACCGGGCCGGGGTCATGCCCAACATGATCCGCACGGGCTTCGGCTCTCCCACGGGCATTCTGTTCTACGAGGGCGAAAACTTGCCGCAGCGTCTTCGGAACACGCTGATCCATGCCGACGCGGGTCCGGGCGTCATCCGCTCCTACCGCCCCGTCGCAAATGGTGCGGGCTTCAAGGGCGAGATGGAAGTAATACTCTCCGCCCCCTCCGACAAGTGGTTTCGACCAAGCGATGTGTGCGCCGCGCCGGACGGCTCCATTTTCGTGGCGGACTGGTATGATCCCGGTGTGGGCGGACATAACATGGGCGACACCACCCGCGGGCGCATCTACCGGCTGGCCGCGAAGGACTCGAAGTACACGGTGCCCGCCCTTGATGTACAGACGGACGCCGGCCTGAGTGAAGCTTTCACATCGCCCAACCTGGCCCGACGCTATCTGGCCCAGTCGCGCCTGCGGGGCGAACTGGCGGGTGCGGAAGTTCCCCAGCTCCACCATATCTACCAGCACAAGAACCCCGCCATCCGCGCGCGCGCCCTCTGGCTCCTCGCGGAGGAGAAGAACCACGGTCTGGAGACGCTCCTGGCTCTCGCCAAGGACGAGTCGCCCGCCTTCCGTGTGCAGGCGGTCCGCCTCCTCGCAAAGCGCGGTATGGATTCCCTGTATCAGGCGCCAGAACTACTGGATGATAAAGACCCAATGGTGCGGCGGCAGATTCTGATTGAATTGCGCAACGCGCCGGATTCGGAGACGCTTCAGCAGTGGTTAGTGGCCCTCGCGCTCCAGTACGACGGCAAGGATCGCTTCTACCGCGAAGCGATCGGCATCGCCTTCCGGGGCAAGGAGGCCTGGGGCTACGAACAACTGGCGAGTAAAATCGGCGAGCGCTGGGATGAACGATTCGCGGGAATCGCCCTCCAGCTTCACCCCGTGGCTGCTCTGCCCGCCGCGAAGGCCGCGCTGGAAAATGGGGCGCTGGGCGATACCCCCCGGAAAGCCGCGCTCGACGTTATCGACGCCATCGGCACCGAGGAAGCCGGCCGGATCCTTGTGGCCCAGGTGCTGGAGCCGGCCTCGCCCGAACTCTATAGCCACGCGCTCCACCATCTCGGACGAAACGCGGGCATTGACTGGCAGGCGGTAACCGCGGGTGAGGAAGTCGACGGGGCCATCATCGCCGCGCTGACCGATCCCGTGCGCGGCAAGGCCACCGGACAGTTCGTCGCGGATACTGGACGCCAGAGCCTGGCGCCGACCCTGGTGGCCCGCGCCGTAGACCCGAAACTTGCCCAGCCCGCCCGTCTGGAGGCCCTCGCCGGGGTCACCATTGTCGCGCCCAAAGTGGACCCGTCAAAAGCCGACGAACTGGTGGGCCAACTGGCCGCCCTCCTTCAGGACGGTGGCGAAGCCATGCAGGAGCCGGCCCTCGCCGCCATCGAGGCATTCCGGGGCTCCGCAAGCCAGACCTTGCTCTTGGGCCTGCTGAAAGAGGCCGAACGACCCCTGCCCTTCCGCATTGCGGCGGTGCGCCAGCTCGCCAACGCCCGCACCGGCGCCCTGGGCCTCCTGGGCCTCGTGGAGTCCAACGAGCTGCCCGAAGATCTCACCCCCGAAGTGCGCGAACTGGTCCACGCCAGTCCCTTTGAAGACGTCCAGATGATGGCCCAGCAGCTCCTCCCCCGCGACCTCACGGCGGACGGCAAGGCCCTGCCCCCGATGGAAGAACTTGTCGCCATGACCGGGGACCCGGCGCATGGCAGAGAGGTCTTCTTCAGCGAAGACTACGCCCAGTGCCATCGCTGCCACCAGGTGGCGGGTGAAGGCAAGGTCGTGGGGCCGGACCTCAGCACCATCGGCCAGAAGGCCGGACGGGAAGCCCTGCTCCAGTCCATCCTGTACCCCAGCGCGGCCATCTCCCACGAATACGAAGTGTGGATCCTGGAAACCGAATGGGACGGCCTTCTGAGCGGATTTGTCGTGGGCGAAGACGAGAATGCGGTCCAGTTCAAGGACGCAAGCGGCGCGGTTAAACCGATCAAGAAGGCCGACATACTCGACCGCCGAAAGAGCAAGACCTCGCTGATGCCCACGGGACTCGCCGCCGCCATGAGCGCCCAGGACCTGAGCGACCTCGTGGCGTATCTGACGACGCTGAAGTAA
- a CDS encoding chemotaxis protein CheW translates to MSEFFNDSLISDFVTESREHLDAIEPDLLGMEESSDVAPETINRVFRAIHSIKGGAGFLAYDSLKHLSHSMENVLMMVRDGELSINPVITDVLLRGVDKLRAMVDDIQGSEGVPCAEELADLKKIIDGGRSVVDHAAPVAEAGLSLRDKLDLLPYDPAEVARILSHGRFLFVADVLPAQDLAADDPAGAGFAENAAALGDVLCVASESSVLDSLEAALATREPFCFLFSTVLEPSLIGTALELPEEQVASVTTDLLGPPAQTPAPEPVKAAPEVPTAPTTVPDEIAAVSEAVSDAGTAPPPAESGEVRKADVADTLRVRVDLLTRLMNSAGELVLARNQLLRVMESHAQTIPGLSGILQNIDHVTTDVQEGIMQTRMQPIGAIFGKFPRVVRDMARTLGKDIAITMEGNEVELDKSILESLSDPMTHIIRNCADHALEPPSERKAKGKNPQGTIQLRAYHEAGQVNISIRDDGRGIDPEKVSRKAIEKGVVTREQASRMSSRELVNLVFAPGFSTAEVVSDVSGRGVGMDVVRSNIEKLGGTVQLDTAVNKGTTVLLQLPLTLAIIPSLIVGVQEHRFAVPQVNVEEFVWVRAEEVAKRIEKVQGQDVLRLRGMLLPLLRLSDVLAIPRRYADLATGERRDDQRQRIADRRSMDMGAEALQEDSVELQERGATRRTQWRSDYNIVVSRIGGNRFGMIVDELFDTEEIVVKPLSCFLKQSPCFSGATILGDGRVITILDMAGVADAGNLHFSDVEAEEQRRREEEARREARARAARRSVIIFNASPDEYFAVAQDTVLRLERLQVRDIKVVGDQEYLEYRGHGLPLIRLEQYLPVRPLPEAETLYMIIPRQENGVPGTGSSAGILVSRIVDAVDVEVNLREAERSGPGLEGTAIVNDQLTLFLDPGTLIASTGVHERIS, encoded by the coding sequence ATGAGCGAGTTTTTCAACGACAGTCTGATCAGTGATTTTGTTACGGAGAGCCGAGAGCACCTCGACGCCATCGAACCCGATCTCCTCGGCATGGAAGAGTCTTCCGATGTTGCCCCCGAGACGATCAATCGGGTGTTTCGAGCCATTCACAGCATTAAGGGCGGGGCGGGATTTCTCGCCTACGATTCCCTCAAGCACCTGAGTCACAGCATGGAAAACGTGCTGATGATGGTGCGGGATGGCGAACTCTCCATCAACCCCGTGATCACCGATGTCCTCCTGCGCGGCGTGGACAAACTACGGGCCATGGTGGACGACATACAGGGCAGCGAGGGCGTGCCCTGCGCCGAGGAACTGGCGGATCTGAAAAAGATCATCGACGGGGGCCGCTCCGTTGTGGATCACGCCGCACCGGTCGCCGAGGCCGGGCTTTCACTTCGAGACAAGCTCGACCTCCTGCCCTACGACCCGGCGGAAGTCGCTCGGATCCTGAGCCATGGCCGATTTCTTTTTGTTGCGGACGTGTTGCCCGCCCAGGATCTCGCCGCGGACGACCCCGCGGGTGCGGGGTTTGCCGAGAACGCAGCCGCTCTCGGGGATGTGCTTTGCGTCGCCTCGGAGTCGTCGGTACTCGACAGCCTGGAGGCGGCCCTGGCGACGCGGGAACCCTTCTGCTTTCTGTTTTCCACCGTGCTGGAGCCATCCCTTATCGGCACGGCCCTCGAACTGCCCGAAGAGCAGGTAGCCTCGGTCACCACCGATCTGCTGGGTCCGCCCGCCCAGACTCCGGCCCCTGAGCCGGTAAAGGCCGCACCCGAAGTCCCGACCGCGCCAACGACCGTGCCCGATGAAATCGCAGCGGTATCCGAAGCGGTCTCGGATGCGGGCACTGCGCCCCCGCCGGCGGAGAGTGGGGAGGTCCGCAAAGCGGACGTGGCGGACACGCTGCGCGTGCGCGTGGACTTGCTCACCCGGCTGATGAACTCCGCGGGTGAACTCGTACTGGCGCGCAACCAGCTCTTGCGCGTGATGGAGAGTCACGCCCAGACTATTCCCGGGCTGTCGGGTATTCTTCAGAATATTGACCACGTTACCACCGACGTGCAGGAAGGGATCATGCAGACCCGCATGCAGCCCATCGGCGCGATCTTCGGCAAGTTTCCCCGGGTCGTGCGTGATATGGCGCGCACGCTAGGGAAGGACATCGCCATCACCATGGAGGGTAACGAGGTCGAACTGGACAAATCCATCCTGGAAAGTCTTTCCGACCCGATGACCCATATCATCCGCAACTGCGCGGACCACGCGCTGGAGCCGCCCTCGGAGCGTAAGGCCAAAGGCAAGAATCCCCAGGGGACCATCCAACTGCGCGCGTACCACGAAGCGGGTCAGGTGAACATCAGTATTCGGGACGACGGGCGCGGCATCGACCCGGAGAAGGTGTCCCGCAAGGCGATTGAGAAGGGGGTGGTGACCCGGGAACAGGCCTCGCGCATGAGCAGCCGCGAACTGGTCAACCTGGTTTTCGCGCCCGGCTTTTCCACGGCGGAAGTCGTCTCCGACGTATCCGGCCGCGGCGTCGGCATGGATGTCGTGCGATCGAACATCGAGAAGCTTGGCGGCACCGTACAACTGGACACGGCCGTAAACAAGGGCACGACCGTCCTGCTTCAGCTTCCCCTGACGCTTGCCATTATCCCTTCGCTGATTGTGGGCGTGCAGGAGCACCGATTTGCGGTTCCGCAGGTCAATGTAGAGGAGTTTGTATGGGTACGGGCGGAGGAAGTGGCCAAACGAATCGAGAAGGTTCAGGGCCAGGATGTGCTCCGCCTCCGGGGAATGCTGCTGCCGCTGCTCCGCCTTTCGGACGTGCTCGCCATACCCCGGCGTTACGCCGATCTAGCGACCGGCGAGCGCCGGGACGACCAGCGCCAGCGTATTGCCGATCGCCGATCGATGGATATGGGTGCGGAGGCCCTTCAGGAAGATTCGGTGGAGCTTCAAGAGCGCGGCGCCACCCGCCGCACCCAGTGGCGCAGTGATTACAATATTGTGGTGTCCCGCATCGGTGGAAATCGCTTCGGCATGATTGTGGATGAATTATTCGATACCGAAGAAATCGTTGTGAAGCCCCTGTCCTGTTTTCTCAAGCAAAGCCCCTGCTTCAGTGGCGCGACCATCCTGGGCGACGGGCGTGTGATCACCATTCTGGATATGGCGGGCGTTGCCGACGCGGGCAACCTCCATTTTTCCGATGTGGAGGCCGAAGAACAGCGCCGCCGCGAAGAAGAGGCGCGCCGCGAGGCCCGTGCCCGCGCCGCCCGGCGTTCGGTCATAATTTTCAACGCCAGCCCCGACGAGTATTTTGCGGTGGCCCAGGACACCGTCCTCCGCCTCGAACGCCTGCAAGTGCGGGATATCAAGGTGGTGGGCGATCAGGAATATCTCGAGTATCGCGGCCACGGACTGCCCCTGATCCGCCTCGAGCAGTATCTGCCGGTGCGCCCCCTTCCGGAGGCGGAAACGCTCTACATGATCATCCCCCGCCAGGAGAACGGCGTTCCCGGCACGGGTTCCTCCGCCGGTATTCTGGTCTCGCGCATCGTGGACGCGGTGGACGTGGAAGTGAATCTGCGCGAGGCGGAGCGTTCCGGCCCCGGCCTGGAGGGCACGGCCATCGTGAATGATCAGTTGACGCTCTTTCTCGATCCCGGCACCCTCATTGCCTCCACGGGCGTTCACGAAAGGATTTCCTGA
- a CDS encoding chemotaxis protein CheW: protein MQFVTCRIGQQLFGVDITLVREINNVLDITAIPKEKDFIRGLINLRGQIVTILDMRVRLGLPAQEHSLDTHNIIIKGRNELNAVCPDALRASMKDIADPAGLLVDGIGDVVDAADHELEPPPANIEATHAGMLMGVVKKEEALIAILDVAKVLTFN, encoded by the coding sequence ATGCAATTTGTAACGTGCCGTATCGGCCAGCAACTCTTCGGGGTCGATATCACGCTGGTGCGCGAGATCAACAATGTGCTCGACATCACCGCGATTCCGAAAGAGAAGGACTTCATCCGGGGGCTGATCAATCTGCGGGGACAGATTGTGACGATCCTGGACATGCGCGTGCGCCTCGGGTTGCCCGCGCAGGAGCATTCGCTCGACACCCACAATATCATCATCAAGGGGCGCAATGAGCTGAACGCCGTATGTCCCGATGCGCTTCGGGCTTCAATGAAAGATATCGCCGATCCGGCCGGGCTGCTGGTGGATGGGATCGGAGACGTGGTGGATGCGGCGGACCACGAGTTGGAACCGCCGCCCGCGAATATTGAGGCCACCCATGCGGGCATGTTGATGGGCGTGGTCAAGAAGGAAGAGGCGCTGATCGCCATACTCGACGTGGCCAAGGTGCTGACTTTCAATTGA
- a CDS encoding methyl-accepting chemotaxis protein encodes MKLGVKGKFIFSFLIFGLVPMGFLGSMAYRSTLNTEEKQLVQMQGFATGIADKIDRNLFERYGDVQAFCLNRILLDQDSWYQKEESANGIVRAMNGYVDTYDIYYLTLLVDLEGSVIAVNSRDSDGASLDTAFIYDLDFSEAPWFKACQAGEFTREMPFSAADNKRSDGTFIEDVHIDPIVQRVFQEKNDDGLTLGFSAPAKDESGKVIGYWSNRTRFALVEDFFLAAHEELGAAGYPGSEFTLLDGKGNIIVDYDPAAGRGDENSVVHDLDNVLFNLNLVEKDVSAARAAVAGETGYQFVTHERKGIVQAAGYTHLTGALGFPGMNWSVLVRIPQSEFSAAAIRDRSKIVAMCALFTIGIALGGYLLGGRMARPLQSTSAILKDIATGEGDLTRRLAVKSRDEIGELAHWFNVFQDKLVEIVGEIAGNASQLNNSASGLSEVALRMRRSVKQVGAQSDSAAENVASSTRNIQSIAAGIEESSANANQVATAAEEVSSSLVTVSAAVEEVSSSMQGIAHTVEETATSVHSISAAIEELSASLSSVSTSTEKASVTARDASTAADSTADVMSRLGKSAEEISKVVDLIAGIAAQTNLLALNATIEAASAGEAGKGFAVVAGEVKELAKQTSRATDDIRGQVELMQSETRAAVKAIGGIVGVIGGINEAFSGIAHTVLEQNATLNEIARNVGEAARSAEEMARNVQNTATGTSEVARNAQEASQGVGEMTRSIGELAAGANEIAGSAAEASRGMGAVLAAVEGVSRAASEAEESADVVNSSAEELSGLASRLNTLVGQFTY; translated from the coding sequence GTGAAGTTGGGCGTCAAAGGAAAGTTCATTTTCTCCTTTCTCATTTTTGGCCTGGTCCCCATGGGTTTTCTGGGGTCCATGGCCTACCGGTCCACCCTGAACACGGAAGAGAAGCAACTCGTCCAGATGCAGGGCTTCGCCACGGGCATCGCCGACAAGATCGACCGGAACCTCTTCGAGCGCTATGGAGACGTGCAGGCCTTTTGTCTCAATCGCATCCTGCTCGACCAGGATAGCTGGTATCAGAAAGAGGAATCGGCCAACGGGATCGTTCGGGCCATGAACGGCTACGTGGATACCTACGACATCTACTATCTCACGTTGCTGGTGGACCTGGAGGGCAGCGTGATCGCGGTGAATTCGCGGGACAGCGACGGGGCGTCCCTGGATACGGCGTTTATCTACGACCTGGATTTCAGCGAAGCCCCGTGGTTCAAGGCTTGTCAGGCGGGCGAGTTTACCCGGGAGATGCCCTTCAGCGCGGCGGACAACAAACGTTCGGATGGGACCTTCATCGAAGATGTCCATATTGATCCGATTGTTCAGCGGGTATTTCAGGAGAAAAATGACGACGGACTCACCCTGGGTTTTTCGGCGCCGGCGAAAGATGAATCGGGGAAGGTGATTGGCTACTGGAGCAACCGAACGCGCTTCGCACTGGTGGAGGATTTTTTTCTGGCGGCCCACGAGGAGCTGGGCGCCGCCGGTTATCCGGGGAGCGAATTTACCCTGCTGGACGGCAAGGGAAACATTATCGTGGACTACGATCCCGCCGCCGGAAGGGGGGATGAAAATTCGGTGGTCCACGATCTCGACAACGTGTTGTTTAACTTAAATCTCGTGGAGAAGGATGTCAGCGCCGCCCGCGCCGCCGTCGCCGGCGAGACGGGCTATCAATTCGTGACCCACGAACGTAAAGGCATCGTACAGGCCGCGGGATATACCCACTTGACGGGCGCCCTCGGATTTCCGGGCATGAACTGGTCGGTCCTCGTCCGAATTCCGCAGAGCGAATTCTCCGCCGCCGCCATTCGCGACCGTTCCAAGATTGTCGCGATGTGCGCGCTCTTCACCATCGGCATAGCGCTCGGCGGCTACCTGCTGGGCGGACGGATGGCCCGACCTCTGCAGTCCACATCGGCCATTCTCAAGGATATCGCCACCGGCGAGGGCGACCTCACCCGCCGGCTCGCGGTCAAGAGCCGGGACGAAATCGGCGAGCTCGCCCACTGGTTCAACGTTTTCCAGGACAAGCTCGTGGAAATTGTCGGCGAGATTGCGGGCAACGCAAGTCAACTCAACAACTCCGCAAGCGGCCTGTCGGAGGTCGCCCTGCGGATGCGCCGAAGCGTGAAACAGGTTGGCGCCCAGTCGGATTCCGCCGCGGAGAATGTGGCGTCGTCCACCCGGAACATTCAATCCATCGCCGCGGGCATTGAAGAGAGCAGCGCCAACGCGAATCAGGTCGCCACCGCCGCGGAGGAAGTTTCCTCCAGCCTGGTCACGGTGAGTGCGGCCGTAGAGGAAGTGTCCTCCTCCATGCAGGGCATCGCGCACACGGTGGAAGAGACCGCCACATCGGTTCACTCCATCTCCGCCGCCATCGAAGAACTATCCGCCTCGCTCAGCAGCGTTTCGACCAGCACCGAGAAGGCCTCGGTCACCGCGCGGGATGCGTCGACAGCCGCGGACTCCACCGCGGACGTTATGAGCAGGCTCGGGAAGTCGGCCGAAGAAATCAGCAAGGTGGTGGACCTTATCGCGGGCATTGCGGCCCAGACGAATCTGCTGGCGCTGAACGCCACCATTGAAGCCGCCTCCGCGGGGGAGGCGGGCAAGGGCTTCGCCGTGGTCGCCGGCGAGGTGAAGGAGCTGGCGAAGCAGACCTCCAGGGCCACCGACGACATTCGCGGTCAGGTGGAGCTGATGCAATCGGAAACCCGCGCCGCGGTCAAAGCGATTGGCGGGATCGTCGGGGTCATCGGCGGAATAAACGAAGCCTTTTCGGGAATCGCCCATACGGTCCTGGAGCAGAACGCTACCTTGAATGAGATCGCGCGGAACGTCGGCGAGGCCGCACGGAGCGCGGAAGAGATGGCGCGCAATGTTCAGAATACCGCCACCGGAACCAGCGAGGTGGCGCGGAACGCTCAGGAGGCCTCGCAGGGCGTGGGCGAAATGACCCGCAGCATCGGCGAACTGGCGGCGGGCGCCAACGAGATTGCCGGCAGCGCCGCCGAAGCGAGCCGTGGCATGGGGGCGGTGCTGGCGGCGGTGGAGGGCGTAAGCCGCGCCGCATCGGAGGCGGAGGAGAGTGCGGATGTTGTCAATTCATCGGCGGAGGAACTGTCGGGACTCGCCTCCCGGCTGAACACCTTGGTGGGCCAGTTCACTTATTGA
- the cheB gene encoding chemotaxis-specific protein-glutamate methyltransferase CheB, whose amino-acid sequence MADQNLRVLVVDDTIIYRRILSTIIEGLPGTVLAATAPNGKIALAKMETAEVDLVLLDVEMPVLDGLKTLEVIRERFPEVGVIMISGANTSAAGITIRALERGAIDFVPKPEGADPEESQRQLAQHIKRLVQLFQTRRALRPGRRSAVERPPVAARMPEKSATSAPVPAPVPVPRPVPERYAGKRPTRIELVVIGVSTGGPNALKELVPHLRADLNVPVLIVQHMPPLFTASLAESLGRKSALPVREAQEGEPILPNTVLIAPGGKHMVIRQDPGRGDGHVVALNENPPEQNCRPSVNVLFRSASTYFGGKILAVVMTGMGEDGCEGVRAMKRQGCICLTQEESTCVVYGMPRAVDEAGLSDARVPVVQLAERIHQIVRNPGQIP is encoded by the coding sequence ATGGCCGACCAGAACCTGCGCGTGCTGGTGGTGGACGATACAATCATTTACCGCCGCATTTTGTCGACCATCATCGAGGGGCTGCCCGGCACCGTCCTGGCCGCCACCGCGCCCAATGGCAAGATCGCCTTGGCGAAAATGGAGACTGCCGAGGTCGATCTCGTGCTGCTTGACGTGGAAATGCCGGTACTGGACGGGCTCAAGACGCTGGAGGTTATCCGGGAGCGATTTCCGGAGGTGGGGGTGATTATGATCAGCGGGGCAAACACCAGCGCGGCGGGCATCACCATCCGAGCGCTTGAGCGCGGCGCGATTGACTTCGTGCCGAAACCCGAGGGGGCTGATCCCGAAGAGAGCCAGCGCCAGCTTGCCCAGCACATCAAGCGCCTCGTGCAACTCTTTCAGACGCGCCGCGCGCTCCGGCCCGGCCGCCGGAGCGCGGTGGAACGCCCGCCCGTTGCCGCGCGCATGCCCGAAAAGTCCGCTACGTCGGCGCCCGTCCCTGCGCCCGTCCCGGTTCCCCGGCCCGTGCCGGAGCGCTATGCGGGCAAGCGCCCGACCCGGATCGAGCTGGTGGTCATTGGCGTGTCCACGGGCGGTCCGAACGCGCTGAAGGAACTGGTGCCGCACCTCAGGGCCGATCTCAACGTGCCGGTGTTGATTGTCCAGCACATGCCCCCGCTCTTCACCGCGTCGCTGGCGGAGAGCCTCGGGCGAAAGTCGGCTCTGCCGGTTCGCGAGGCGCAGGAGGGGGAGCCTATTCTGCCCAACACCGTTTTGATCGCCCCCGGGGGAAAGCACATGGTTATCCGACAAGATCCAGGGCGCGGCGACGGCCATGTGGTCGCGTTGAACGAAAATCCGCCGGAGCAGAACTGCCGTCCGTCGGTCAATGTACTTTTTCGATCCGCATCCACCTATTTTGGTGGTAAGATATTGGCCGTGGTCATGACCGGCATGGGTGAGGATGGTTGCGAGGGAGTACGCGCGATGAAGAGACAAGGCTGCATTTGTCTGACGCAGGAAGAGTCCACCTGTGTGGTCTATGGCATGCCGCGCGCCGTGGACGAAGCGGGGCTTTCCGACGCGCGGGTGCCTGTGGTGCAGTTGGCCGAACGGATCCACCAGATCGTTCGAAATCCGGGGCAGATTCCGTGA
- a CDS encoding protein-glutamate O-methyltransferase CheR, whose product MSAGISSTEFKLLRDYIEERCGIALGEEKAYLIETRLTKLMALNGCDDFTQFHRLIKNSNDAALHDKIIDAMTTNETLWFRDTHPFVILREKILPDLVKELRAGKRQKVRIWSAASSTGQEAYSIAMTIHEYCRVTPGIRPEQFEIVGTDISSSALFLAKNARYDAIAIRRGLSDELRDRYFHTDGRIWVVNDPVKNLATFQKFNLQDSPSALGRFDVIFLRYVAIYFSLSFKQALFKNLARAASRPGHLIIGAVESLRGVNEEFEMKSHGGGYYYTI is encoded by the coding sequence GTGAGCGCCGGCATTTCCAGTACGGAGTTCAAGCTGCTCCGCGACTACATCGAAGAGCGGTGCGGAATCGCCCTTGGCGAGGAGAAGGCCTATCTCATCGAGACGCGCCTCACCAAGTTGATGGCGCTCAACGGCTGCGACGACTTTACCCAGTTCCACAGGCTGATCAAGAACAGCAACGACGCGGCCCTGCACGACAAGATCATCGACGCGATGACGACGAACGAGACGCTCTGGTTTCGCGACACCCATCCCTTCGTGATCCTGCGCGAGAAAATTCTTCCCGATCTGGTGAAGGAGCTCCGCGCCGGCAAGCGGCAGAAGGTGCGCATCTGGTCGGCGGCGTCGTCGACCGGGCAGGAGGCCTACTCCATCGCCATGACGATCCACGAGTACTGCCGCGTCACGCCGGGGATTCGTCCCGAGCAGTTTGAGATCGTGGGGACCGACATATCCTCCTCCGCGCTCTTTCTGGCGAAGAACGCCCGCTACGACGCCATCGCGATCCGGCGGGGCCTTTCGGATGAATTGCGGGATCGGTATTTCCACACCGATGGCCGGATCTGGGTGGTGAACGATCCGGTGAAGAATCTGGCCACCTTTCAGAAATTCAACCTCCAGGATTCGCCATCCGCCCTGGGGCGTTTCGACGTCATATTCTTGCGCTATGTCGCCATCTATTTCTCTCTCTCCTTCAAACAGGCACTCTTCAAGAATCTCGCCCGCGCGGCAAGCCGGCCGGGGCACCTGATTATCGGCGCGGTCGAATCGCTGCGGGGGGTCAACGAAGAGTTTGAGATGAAGAGCCATGGCGGCGGTTATTACTACACGATTTGA